A genomic stretch from Shewanella sediminis HAW-EB3 includes:
- a CDS encoding ATP-binding protein translates to MRFGLNFKPKKRLLTRMFLTSLSIIALVGFGLAWLVNLLHAQNNYNEETAQLIAEIPKVAAELKEHDLIPETSEWLDENNTPERYVIASCDQNFKQVWTSSLAVDRGLFDTCERFDEIRNDSPPYYLNLADNKGYFIYLLSVEIARNQYNLLVMKDAEKLEKEMDKFSRRTYFRLGLVLALALVLLISAGYWGMRPLVRMRNELDSVNSGKSTELSQDYPVELEGVTQALNQLLVQSSAQQQRYQNAMNDLAHSLKTRLAAVHAITDDATLDKQATSEKIMEQVSQMDQLVKYQLKRAMLGRKGLKQEQTQVAPLVNQLSQMLFKVYRDKQVEFTANIPIEHVFPGDKGDLMELCGNLMENAFKLCISQVRVSASYNDAGEFELIVEDDGQGVEESIRKKIIERGVRADTQKAGQGIGLAVCNEIVISYNGKLSIETSELEGAKFRITIPI, encoded by the coding sequence ATGAGGTTCGGTCTGAACTTTAAACCCAAGAAACGTCTGCTTACGCGGATGTTTCTCACCTCTCTGTCTATCATAGCTTTAGTCGGCTTTGGTCTGGCTTGGTTAGTTAATCTTCTTCATGCGCAAAATAATTATAATGAGGAGACGGCTCAGCTGATCGCCGAGATCCCCAAAGTCGCCGCTGAACTGAAAGAGCATGATCTCATCCCTGAAACCAGTGAGTGGCTCGATGAAAATAACACCCCGGAACGTTACGTCATAGCCAGCTGTGATCAAAACTTTAAACAGGTATGGACCTCTTCCCTTGCCGTAGATAGAGGGCTATTTGATACTTGTGAGCGTTTCGATGAGATCCGCAATGACTCCCCGCCCTATTATCTGAACCTTGCCGATAACAAAGGCTATTTCATCTATCTGCTGTCGGTTGAGATCGCCAGAAATCAATACAATTTATTGGTGATGAAAGACGCTGAAAAACTCGAAAAGGAGATGGATAAATTCAGTCGTCGAACCTATTTCAGGCTAGGTTTGGTGTTGGCTCTAGCGCTAGTGCTACTGATCAGTGCCGGATACTGGGGAATGCGTCCTCTGGTACGCATGAGAAATGAACTGGACAGCGTTAATAGCGGAAAATCGACGGAGTTATCTCAGGACTACCCTGTTGAATTAGAAGGCGTCACCCAGGCACTAAACCAACTATTGGTTCAATCCAGTGCTCAGCAACAGCGATATCAAAATGCGATGAACGACCTTGCTCATAGTTTAAAGACCCGATTGGCCGCAGTGCATGCCATTACCGATGACGCAACACTCGACAAGCAGGCCACCAGTGAAAAAATCATGGAGCAAGTGAGTCAGATGGATCAGTTGGTTAAGTATCAACTGAAACGCGCCATGTTGGGACGCAAAGGCTTGAAGCAGGAGCAAACCCAAGTCGCTCCCTTAGTTAACCAGCTCTCACAAATGTTGTTTAAAGTTTACCGTGACAAGCAAGTTGAGTTTACCGCTAATATTCCTATCGAACATGTATTCCCGGGGGATAAAGGTGATCTGATGGAACTGTGTGGAAACCTGATGGAAAATGCATTTAAACTCTGTATCAGCCAGGTTAGGGTTTCAGCCAGTTACAACGATGCCGGTGAATTTGAACTGATAGTCGAAGATGACGGCCAAGGCGTTGAAGAGAGTATCAGGAAGAAAATCATTGAAAGAGGTGTCAGGGCCGATACTCAAAAGGCCGGACAAGGGATCGGACTCGCGGTATGTAACGAAATCGTCATCAGTTACAACGGTAAGTTATCTATCGAAACTTCTGAATTGGAAGGCGCAAAATTCAGGATCACTATCCCTATTTAA
- a CDS encoding sigma-54-dependent transcriptional regulator, producing MKQQPLKILVVEDEPDQRSLITKMLAANGYQVSSASSVEEAIVMIKSDLPDLVFSDWKLGQLSGMDLLIYVRREHPDMGFIIATAYGTITHAVDAMQAGADDYLAKPYQRQSLLLAIDKVAKSLVLKKQNRRLTSELSQQQELVGLVGKAPCMQKVYTRVQRVSATDATVLIGGESGTGKELAARALYQLSQRKHKPFIAINCGAIPESLAEAELFGAEKGAFTGATALKIGKLEAADGGTVFLDEIGELPLLQQTNLLRFLQEGVISRLGQNGEIKLDVRVIAATHRDLQHEVKEGRFREDLYYRLNVVPIHMPPLRERQEDIGRLVEHFLKLNSSQYKMDAPKLSAATMKQLLDYPWPGNVRELANRIERFVLLGDEEEMVEELSGQPRPINTSQFSLPETGIEWEAFEKDCLEQAMNKHQGNRTKAAKFLGLSYKAFLYRLEKYHLV from the coding sequence ATGAAACAGCAACCACTTAAAATTCTAGTCGTAGAAGATGAGCCCGATCAACGTAGCCTGATCACCAAGATGTTGGCCGCCAACGGTTATCAAGTCAGCAGTGCTTCGAGTGTCGAAGAAGCCATTGTAATGATTAAATCGGATCTTCCGGATCTGGTTTTCTCCGATTGGAAACTCGGACAACTCAGTGGCATGGATCTGCTGATCTACGTTCGCCGGGAGCATCCAGACATGGGCTTTATCATAGCGACGGCCTACGGCACGATAACTCATGCCGTCGATGCTATGCAGGCGGGGGCCGATGATTATCTGGCTAAACCATATCAAAGGCAGTCCCTGTTATTAGCCATCGACAAGGTGGCTAAATCATTAGTCTTGAAAAAACAAAACCGCAGGCTGACCTCTGAACTGTCCCAACAGCAGGAGCTGGTGGGGTTAGTCGGTAAAGCGCCCTGTATGCAGAAGGTTTACACTCGGGTTCAGCGTGTCAGCGCCACCGATGCAACAGTGCTCATCGGCGGGGAGAGTGGGACGGGAAAAGAGCTCGCGGCTCGGGCCCTTTACCAGCTTTCACAGAGAAAACATAAACCGTTTATTGCGATTAACTGTGGTGCCATTCCTGAGTCACTCGCAGAAGCCGAGCTGTTTGGTGCCGAGAAGGGAGCTTTTACCGGTGCAACAGCATTGAAGATAGGCAAGCTTGAAGCCGCCGATGGCGGGACCGTCTTTCTCGATGAGATAGGCGAACTGCCATTACTGCAACAGACAAATTTGCTTAGGTTCCTGCAGGAAGGGGTGATCAGTCGTTTGGGACAAAATGGGGAGATTAAGTTGGATGTCAGGGTCATTGCCGCGACCCACAGAGATCTGCAACACGAGGTGAAAGAGGGGCGCTTTCGGGAAGATCTTTACTACCGATTGAATGTCGTGCCGATCCATATGCCGCCTTTGCGCGAGAGGCAGGAGGATATTGGCAGGTTGGTCGAACATTTCCTAAAACTCAATAGTAGCCAATACAAGATGGATGCCCCCAAGTTATCTGCGGCTACCATGAAACAGTTACTCGATTACCCTTGGCCAGGCAATGTCAGAGAGTTGGCAAACCGTATCGAGCGTTTCGTTTTGCTTGGCGATGAAGAGGAGATGGTTGAAGAACTGAGTGGTCAACCTCGACCCATAAACACCAGCCAGTTTTCACTGCCCGAAACCGGCATCGAATGGGAGGCATTCGAGAAAGACTGCCTGGAGCAAGCGATGAATAAGCACCAAGGCAACCGAACTAAGGCCGCCAAGTTTCTGGGACTCAGTTACAAGGCATTCCTGTATCGGCTTGAGAAGTATCATTTGGTGTAA
- a CDS encoding putative selenate ABC transporter substrate-binding protein, which yields MRLLQMVCLVLLSTLSTCALSAVFTFTAIPDENESQLRTRFEKVALYLEKELGVEVKYVPVKSYSAAVTAFRNNQVQLAWFGGLSGVQARRLVPGSSAIAQGNEDQFFKSYFIAHKSADLLPSDSFPNLNGLTFTFGSKSSTSGRLMPQFFIERNLGKKSEDVFTRIGFSGDHSRTITQVQAGAYQVGAVNYKVWETAVENGTVDLEKVNVIWQSPAYPDYQWTVREGVDKKFGAGFKAKIEAALLGMKDPDLLKSFPRHSFVPAENADYEPIESVAKAIGLID from the coding sequence ATGAGGCTTTTACAAATGGTCTGTTTAGTGCTGCTTAGCACGCTCTCTACCTGTGCTCTGTCTGCCGTTTTTACCTTTACAGCCATTCCTGATGAAAATGAAAGTCAACTTAGAACGCGTTTCGAAAAAGTGGCCCTGTATTTAGAGAAAGAGCTAGGTGTAGAAGTCAAATATGTGCCGGTAAAGTCCTATTCGGCAGCCGTCACCGCTTTTAGAAATAATCAGGTACAGCTTGCCTGGTTTGGCGGCTTATCAGGGGTTCAGGCCCGTCGTTTAGTCCCCGGCTCGTCAGCGATTGCCCAGGGTAACGAAGACCAATTTTTTAAAAGTTATTTTATTGCTCATAAGTCTGCCGATCTACTTCCATCAGATAGTTTTCCTAATTTGAATGGGCTCACTTTCACTTTCGGTTCGAAAAGCTCCACATCAGGACGCTTAATGCCTCAGTTCTTTATCGAAAGAAATTTGGGCAAGAAATCTGAAGATGTGTTTACACGTATCGGATTTTCCGGCGATCACAGTAGAACGATCACGCAAGTTCAGGCTGGTGCTTATCAGGTCGGTGCAGTGAATTATAAGGTGTGGGAGACGGCTGTTGAAAATGGCACGGTCGATCTTGAAAAAGTGAATGTCATTTGGCAGAGCCCAGCCTATCCGGATTATCAGTGGACCGTACGAGAGGGTGTCGATAAAAAATTCGGTGCAGGTTTTAAAGCGAAAATTGAAGCTGCGCTTCTTGGAATGAAAGATCCTGATTTATTAAAAAGCTTTCCCAGGCATTCTTTCGTTCCGGCTGAGAACGCAGATTATGAGCCTATTGAGAGTGTAGCGAAAGCTATCGGTCTTATCGATTAG
- a CDS encoding ATP-binding cassette domain-containing protein produces the protein MLRIENLTLKYEEKLAIRQLSLSIKAGEKLAIIGTSGAGKSTLLTHLYQCLKNEAAYSSQKQGLVEGLSTYHNVFMGALARHHWSYNLFNLVSPFKQPLDQVTQLCQELELDFPVSKKLSELSGGQRQRVALARALYQQKDIFIGDEPFSALDPLMSRRLLDMVFERHNTVIMVLHDKSLALEHFDRIIGLKQGQLHLDARQDELTSELVDDFYSDVPLTEAIHVLAASDA, from the coding sequence ATGCTCAGAATTGAAAATTTAACACTCAAATATGAAGAAAAGCTGGCGATTCGTCAGCTTTCTTTGTCAATTAAGGCCGGAGAAAAGTTGGCGATTATCGGTACCTCAGGGGCTGGTAAATCGACACTCTTGACTCACCTGTATCAATGCTTAAAAAATGAGGCCGCCTATAGCTCTCAGAAGCAGGGACTTGTCGAGGGGCTCAGCACCTATCACAATGTGTTTATGGGAGCGCTTGCAAGGCATCATTGGAGTTACAATCTATTCAATTTAGTCTCGCCATTTAAGCAGCCCTTGGACCAAGTGACACAGCTTTGTCAGGAGTTGGAGCTTGATTTCCCAGTCAGTAAGAAGTTATCTGAGCTCTCTGGCGGTCAGAGACAAAGGGTCGCCCTGGCAAGAGCCTTGTATCAACAAAAAGATATATTTATTGGCGATGAGCCATTTTCCGCTTTAGATCCTCTGATGAGTAGACGATTACTCGACATGGTTTTTGAGCGTCATAACACTGTGATTATGGTGCTCCACGATAAGTCATTAGCATTAGAGCACTTCGACCGAATCATCGGCTTAAAGCAGGGACAACTTCACTTGGATGCCCGACAGGATGAGTTAACCTCTGAACTCGTCGATGACTTCTATTCTGATGTTCCACTTACAGAAGCAATTCATGTTTTAGCGGCAAGCGATGCTTAA
- a CDS encoding PhnE/PtxC family ABC transporter permease, whose translation MLKSLPFIGYWQKTTFTLWLIAALCFYFADTEIISLDPWSEFRLMAEGFLRPDFFATEYLLEALWQTVSFALLGVVFGLLWGAPLALIYSNRFVAMLCAITRSIHEIFWALLFLQIFGLSPITGILAIGLPYGATFARVFHDILLQSPKTTVQTLPYGTDKVSRYFYGRISHVLVPIMAYIRYRFECALRSSAVLGFIGMPTLGFYLETAFRQGHYHEGAALLMLFIALIGTISLWCRPRLIALYFVVALFTLPSIPPVEGALLWRFITQDILPPALQNLSTWSQVDLGIMQSLSNWSLDLLVEQALPGMIVTLLLALVSLAMAHGVAVVGSGLASNLLTGKVISRVIHLCLLVLRSVPEYIFAFLFMMLLGPSMLPAMLALALHNGALIAYLTVRQSDTTQVSPHYNGRIDGYCYDLLPQIYPNLMGLLFYRFEVILRETAIFGILGIASLGFYIDSGFSEIRYSSALFLMGCTALLNIVVDIISRRLLTANTGTQISCARESAIRSVK comes from the coding sequence ATGCTTAAGTCTCTGCCTTTCATTGGTTACTGGCAGAAAACGACCTTCACATTATGGTTGATTGCGGCGCTGTGTTTCTATTTTGCAGATACTGAGATCATCTCTCTAGATCCCTGGAGTGAGTTTCGGCTGATGGCTGAAGGCTTTCTCCGGCCTGATTTTTTCGCAACTGAATATCTGCTGGAGGCCTTGTGGCAGACGGTGAGTTTTGCGCTGCTCGGGGTGGTGTTTGGCCTGCTATGGGGAGCCCCGCTGGCACTCATCTATTCTAATCGCTTCGTTGCCATGCTATGTGCCATTACTCGATCAATACATGAGATTTTTTGGGCCTTGTTGTTTCTTCAAATTTTTGGTCTCTCTCCGATAACGGGTATTCTCGCCATAGGTTTGCCTTATGGCGCAACCTTTGCGCGTGTTTTTCACGATATCTTGCTGCAGTCACCGAAAACGACAGTTCAAACCTTACCTTATGGTACTGATAAGGTAAGTCGATATTTTTACGGTCGAATTAGTCATGTTCTTGTGCCAATCATGGCCTATATCCGTTATCGTTTCGAATGTGCATTAAGAAGTAGTGCGGTGCTTGGGTTTATTGGCATGCCGACCCTGGGCTTCTATTTAGAAACGGCGTTCAGGCAAGGTCACTATCATGAGGGAGCCGCACTCTTGATGCTGTTTATTGCATTGATAGGTACGATATCGCTCTGGTGCCGTCCCAGGTTGATTGCTCTCTATTTTGTCGTGGCATTGTTCACCTTACCAAGTATTCCACCTGTCGAAGGGGCGCTGCTGTGGCGTTTCATCACACAAGATATTCTTCCCCCCGCCTTACAGAATCTGTCCACATGGTCCCAGGTCGATCTTGGGATCATGCAGTCGCTATCGAACTGGAGCCTGGATCTATTGGTGGAGCAAGCCCTTCCCGGCATGATAGTGACACTCTTGTTAGCACTGGTTTCTTTGGCCATGGCTCATGGCGTTGCGGTTGTGGGTTCGGGACTGGCGTCAAACTTGCTGACTGGAAAGGTTATTTCCAGGGTGATTCATCTGTGCCTCCTCGTTTTGAGATCGGTGCCGGAATATATCTTTGCCTTCCTGTTTATGATGTTGCTTGGACCGTCTATGTTGCCTGCAATGTTAGCGCTTGCGCTGCATAACGGGGCATTAATTGCTTACCTTACGGTAAGACAGTCGGACACGACTCAGGTCAGTCCCCATTATAATGGTCGAATCGATGGGTATTGCTATGATCTCTTGCCTCAAATTTATCCTAATTTGATGGGACTGTTGTTCTATCGTTTCGAGGTGATACTAAGGGAGACGGCCATTTTTGGTATCCTGGGAATAGCAAGTTTAGGCTTTTATATCGACAGTGGTTTTTCTGAGATACGATACAGCTCGGCCCTGTTTTTAATGGGATGCACGGCACTGCTAAACATAGTCGTCGATATCATCAGTCGTCGTTTATTGACTGCAAACACAGGAACTCAGATAAGTTGTGCCCGGGAGAGTGCCATAAGGTCGGTTAAATAG
- a CDS encoding response regulator, whose protein sequence is MRILVVEDDPLLSHHLKVQLSELGNQVQVALTAKEGFYQATNYPIDIAIVDLGLPDQDGISLIQNLRDAGLKAPVLILTARVNWQDKVEGLNAGADDYLVKPFQKEELVARLDALVRRSAGFVKPQITSGALEVDLAAKQVSLNNEPMEVTAFEYLILEYLMRHCHEVVAKQRLLDVIYGDKEGDPNTIEVMVSRLRKKLTKGGIENPVVTIRGQGYKFNLPCS, encoded by the coding sequence ATGAGAATTTTGGTTGTTGAAGATGATCCCCTACTATCCCACCACCTTAAAGTTCAGCTGTCAGAACTTGGTAACCAAGTGCAGGTAGCCCTCACGGCCAAAGAGGGATTTTATCAAGCAACCAATTATCCCATAGACATTGCCATCGTCGATTTAGGCCTTCCGGATCAAGATGGGATTAGCTTAATTCAAAATTTACGGGATGCAGGCTTAAAGGCACCGGTATTGATATTAACTGCCCGAGTTAACTGGCAAGATAAAGTCGAAGGCCTCAATGCTGGTGCAGATGACTACCTGGTGAAACCCTTCCAGAAAGAGGAGCTGGTCGCCAGGCTCGACGCTCTTGTCAGACGCAGTGCCGGTTTCGTCAAACCTCAAATAACCAGCGGTGCGCTGGAAGTTGATCTCGCCGCCAAACAAGTTTCATTAAATAACGAGCCCATGGAAGTCACGGCATTCGAATACTTAATTCTTGAGTACTTAATGCGCCACTGCCATGAGGTCGTTGCTAAGCAGCGTCTACTCGATGTTATCTATGGTGATAAAGAGGGTGACCCGAATACTATTGAGGTGATGGTCTCCAGGCTGAGGAAAAAGCTCACGAAAGGGGGAATTGAAAACCCGGTAGTCACGATTCGTGGCCAAGGCTATAAATTTAACTTACCTTGTAGTTGA
- a CDS encoding ATP-binding protein — translation MILLLAGSQLFISQYFKSELQTELSHSSKTLSQNLVKVLIDNVGDENEFFVEYPSEFDVEQLAEIEEAAVSFAEDIRELEAEINELSIDMEQELTSPNPPPKVREVYRRGISEKKAELKEHLKAMAEHGREMERAERQNKIEIRKEAAREYRERLHEAVRDVEIQTDNWLDSGSIAIVEGGKDVTLTLTNDFNLSNEKTNTELERFNDSMLLLILVTSLVALMLAYLLSHYVSAPLSKLAVGHQKLGEGELGYQLKEEGVKELKQILAGFNAMSRKLSLLSEKEHLMSQQQQLAELGEVTRGIAHSLRNPLHTVGLLSDGVVLADSAEERSQLILKIQQKISMMDKSIQSLLTLSSNEVNRNGSVPLTAIIQDILLELSINGSKPAISFDCDDAGISVLGAESELRSILHAVIINAVEATPDEGDVSIGLKVDEEAYHVIVTDTGSGILPEVRERLSQPHVTTKAEGTGMGIYIAERLLKGHYGGDLVFDDNPDGGTIVTISFKRPSANSTVDETLK, via the coding sequence TTGATTCTCTTACTGGCGGGAAGTCAGTTATTCATCTCTCAGTATTTCAAGTCTGAGCTTCAAACTGAGCTCAGTCACAGCTCTAAAACCTTGTCTCAGAATTTAGTGAAGGTATTGATTGATAATGTGGGCGATGAAAATGAATTTTTTGTGGAGTATCCGTCCGAGTTTGATGTTGAACAGTTAGCCGAGATTGAGGAGGCGGCGGTTTCATTTGCCGAAGATATTCGTGAGTTAGAGGCTGAAATTAATGAACTGTCAATCGATATGGAGCAGGAGCTTACCAGCCCCAACCCTCCTCCAAAGGTCAGAGAGGTGTATCGGCGGGGAATATCGGAAAAGAAGGCGGAGCTAAAAGAGCATCTTAAAGCGATGGCTGAGCATGGTCGAGAGATGGAGAGGGCTGAACGTCAAAATAAGATTGAGATCCGTAAAGAGGCGGCCAGAGAATATCGGGAACGGTTGCATGAAGCGGTCAGAGATGTCGAAATTCAGACAGATAATTGGTTAGATAGTGGCAGTATCGCTATCGTCGAAGGAGGTAAAGATGTCACGCTTACTCTGACAAATGACTTTAACCTCTCTAACGAGAAGACAAATACCGAACTCGAACGTTTCAACGATTCTATGTTGCTGCTTATCCTGGTGACATCTTTAGTGGCCTTGATGCTCGCTTACCTTCTGAGTCATTACGTCAGTGCTCCACTTTCAAAACTTGCCGTGGGACACCAAAAACTCGGGGAGGGGGAGCTTGGGTATCAGCTTAAAGAGGAGGGAGTGAAAGAGCTGAAACAGATTTTAGCCGGATTCAATGCCATGAGCCGAAAGTTGTCATTGCTCAGTGAAAAAGAGCACCTTATGAGTCAACAGCAGCAGTTGGCTGAACTGGGTGAGGTGACTCGTGGCATTGCTCATAGCCTGCGAAATCCGCTACACACGGTTGGTTTACTGTCTGATGGAGTGGTCTTAGCCGACAGTGCCGAAGAGCGATCACAGCTAATACTTAAGATCCAACAAAAGATATCCATGATGGATAAGAGTATCCAGTCGTTATTGACCTTGTCGAGTAATGAAGTGAACAGAAACGGTTCGGTGCCTTTGACCGCTATCATTCAGGATATCTTGCTGGAACTGTCCATCAACGGCTCCAAACCTGCGATCAGTTTTGACTGTGATGATGCCGGTATCAGTGTGCTTGGTGCAGAATCCGAGTTACGCAGTATCTTGCACGCCGTGATCATCAACGCCGTGGAGGCGACGCCTGACGAAGGCGATGTCAGTATCGGATTAAAAGTCGACGAGGAGGCTTATCACGTAATAGTCACCGATACCGGTAGTGGGATCCTCCCAGAGGTTCGTGAACGCTTGTCTCAACCCCATGTCACCACGAAAGCGGAAGGCACCGGGATGGGAATATACATTGCAGAGCGTCTGCTTAAGGGCCATTACGGTGGTGACTTAGTGTTTGATGATAATCCCGATGGGGGCACGATAGTGACCATAAGTTTCAAAAGACCGAGTGCTAATTCCACTGTTGATGAGACATTAAAATGA
- a CDS encoding HD-GYP domain-containing protein, producing MNKNRKVSVEQLQVGNFVRLPVSWKDHPFLFSSFRIKQQAQIELIKKLGITHVFVDLQRSDVSVLNESEAKEQKLEINQEELDRLTKNMNKYKGERIESLKKMRRDLQKTEKEFDRSIAKMRNLVSKLRNRPLNAIDDAKELINDLSDQLLNSDNLVLHLMGEAKNDETIYYHSLNVAVLSMLMAKELGWTKEEMELVGIGALFHDTGKLKVPPQLLRKKTPLTAPENNFMKQHPIMGADLLKLADNFPAEALPIVVNHHEYLDGSGYPKGLKAESLDKLCQLVTVVNLYDSLCHPNFQNKARTPYAALGHIFKNFKTQLNQEVTGKMIKMLGIYPPGSIVELSSGQFAMVMSVNLDKILFPRILAYDALVPKDQAPIVDLEAEGLSIVRCLPPAALPEKIFKYLNPRERVSYFLGSDSKA from the coding sequence ATGAACAAAAACCGTAAAGTCTCCGTCGAACAGTTACAAGTGGGCAATTTTGTCCGGCTGCCGGTTTCATGGAAAGATCACCCCTTTTTATTTAGTAGCTTTAGAATCAAACAACAGGCACAAATCGAACTTATAAAAAAATTAGGCATCACCCATGTTTTTGTCGATCTACAACGCAGCGACGTCTCTGTATTAAATGAGAGTGAAGCTAAAGAGCAGAAGCTCGAAATCAATCAAGAAGAACTCGATCGTCTGACAAAAAACATGAATAAATATAAAGGCGAGCGCATTGAAAGTTTGAAAAAAATGCGCCGGGATCTACAAAAAACTGAAAAGGAGTTTGACCGTTCGATCGCCAAGATGCGTAACTTAGTCTCTAAGCTGCGTAATCGCCCCCTCAATGCTATCGATGATGCCAAAGAGTTAATCAATGATCTCAGTGATCAATTACTTAATTCAGATAATTTAGTGCTTCACCTTATGGGCGAAGCCAAGAATGATGAGACCATCTACTACCATTCACTCAATGTGGCAGTCCTCTCGATGTTGATGGCAAAAGAGTTAGGCTGGACTAAAGAAGAGATGGAATTAGTAGGAATTGGCGCGCTTTTCCACGATACCGGTAAACTTAAAGTACCACCTCAGCTATTAAGAAAGAAAACACCGTTAACGGCGCCTGAAAATAATTTTATGAAGCAGCACCCGATCATGGGCGCAGATCTGCTTAAACTTGCCGATAACTTTCCTGCAGAGGCTCTGCCCATAGTCGTTAACCATCATGAATATCTCGACGGTTCGGGCTACCCTAAGGGGCTTAAGGCTGAAAGCTTAGACAAGTTATGCCAGTTAGTAACTGTCGTTAACCTTTATGATTCTTTATGTCACCCTAACTTTCAGAATAAAGCTCGCACCCCTTATGCTGCTCTGGGACATATCTTTAAGAACTTTAAAACGCAGTTGAATCAGGAAGTTACCGGTAAAATGATAAAAATGCTCGGGATCTACCCGCCCGGCAGCATAGTTGAGTTATCATCTGGTCAGTTTGCTATGGTGATGTCGGTAAACTTAGATAAGATCCTCTTTCCGAGAATTCTTGCTTACGATGCTCTGGTTCCGAAAGATCAGGCTCCTATCGTAGATCTCGAAGCCGAAGGACTCAGTATCGTTCGATGCCTCCCCCCCGCGGCCCTACCTGAGAAAATTTTTAAATATCTGAATCCCAGAGAAAGAGTCAGTTATTTCTTAGGTTCCGATAGTAAAGCCTAG
- a CDS encoding 2OG-Fe(II) oxygenase, with protein MDFIEVYPNALPDELCERLIQAFESHNGVTEGRTGHGVDIEKKNSRDLMLDNFDDLQPLKSELLAHTLACSTEYFKKYSMALMGGVSVQVADEHGKPVTLTPDNFADYGEQRSQALVKYLYRSGMINVQKYEKGVGGYPHWHSEQFPQAGHNEALHRVVLYMFYLNDVEEGGETEFFYQNRKLTPKRGTMVIAPAGFTHSHRGNTPKSGDKYIATSWVMFNRAEQLYQSVKS; from the coding sequence ATGGATTTCATTGAAGTATACCCTAATGCACTACCGGATGAGCTGTGTGAGAGATTAATTCAGGCATTTGAGAGTCATAACGGGGTAACAGAAGGTAGGACGGGTCATGGCGTCGATATCGAAAAGAAAAACAGTCGCGATCTTATGCTCGATAATTTTGATGATCTGCAGCCTCTGAAAAGTGAGCTTTTGGCCCATACGCTAGCTTGTTCTACCGAATACTTTAAAAAATACTCTATGGCGTTAATGGGAGGCGTGTCGGTTCAGGTTGCGGATGAACATGGCAAGCCGGTGACACTGACACCAGATAATTTTGCTGATTACGGCGAACAAAGAAGCCAAGCTTTAGTTAAGTACCTTTATCGTAGCGGCATGATAAACGTTCAGAAGTATGAGAAAGGTGTGGGGGGCTACCCCCATTGGCATTCTGAGCAGTTTCCTCAAGCGGGTCACAACGAAGCATTGCATCGAGTCGTGTTATATATGTTTTACTTGAATGACGTGGAAGAGGGAGGTGAAACGGAATTCTTTTATCAAAACCGCAAACTGACTCCCAAGCGCGGCACTATGGTGATAGCGCCTGCTGGTTTTACTCATTCTCACCGCGGTAATACGCCTAAGAGTGGTGATAAATATATCGCCACATCCTGGGTGATGTTTAACCGTGCAGAACAGTTATACCAATCTGTAAAGAGTTAA